A window of Candida orthopsilosis Co 90-125, chromosome 8 draft sequence contains these coding sequences:
- a CDS encoding dipeptidyl-peptidase III → MPFTVVGDHAAPQFSSYDIEILFATKHNIKSTRSQYAVTTTQFFTNIFIMSTRLFYADSEAPIVSLSAKKHFDQLSSPNLQKYAHHLSRASFHGSRAVLDSVSPESPYIYDFILLIHEKLNQPHSNQEYIDKLSGIGKQDVTYYLEYAAQFLDNLGNYKSFGDRKFIPRIEREKFCQLVEKVNDKDVSDLYNKVEHQIYDTDRGLLGYPDHDLLSNYYPHSANITKDEIDAVNKALSSAGIMPENTRVVKGENSYTVLVASAESEDIYSKLNLQTDDGSKIVFQFGDHAKDFTKIVQELENALPYVANETQKRLITYYIESFKTGSMAAHKKSQIEWVKDLKPEVESNIGFIETYRDPSGVRGEWEGLVAMVNHERTAKFSQLVENAGKFIAQLPWDKFYEKDTFTPPDFTSLEVLTFAGSGVPAGINIPNYDDVRLNYGFKNVSLGNVLSANPKNPKKEEIITFIEDQDLFKKWRDDSFEVQVGLHELLGHGSGKLLQETEPGKFNFDKSNTDIKSYYKPNETWAGVFGANSGSYEECRAELVALYLILKDPTQVLPIFGIESEKDQEDVMYIASLLMIRAGLLGLEYWDPEAKKWGQPHMQGRFAIMKQLHKAGVFEFKSSNPDYSDLKIVVDKSKLHDGTAVDALGEFLGNLHVYKSTANVTEGLKYYLEKSNVEDGYAKFRDIVIKEKKPRKILIQANTVLKDDGSVELIEYEESETGMIESYYDRRV, encoded by the coding sequence ATGCCATTTACTGTGGTTGGCGATCACGCGGCTCCACAATTCTCCTCGTACgacattgaaattttattcGCCACTAAACACAACATAAAGAGTACAAGAAGTCAATACGCAGTGACTACTacccaatttttcaccaatatcttcattatGTCTACAAGATTGTTTTATGCCGACTCAGAGGCTCCAATTGTCTCATTATCAGCCAAAAAAcactttgatcaattatCATCAcccaatttacaaaaatatGCACACCATTTGTCAAGAGCTTCATTTCATGGTTCAAGAGCCGTATTAGATTCAGTGTCTCCCGAGAGTCCTTATATTTATGACTTTATTTTACTCATTCatgagaaattgaaccaaccacattcaaatcaagagtacattgataaattgtcGGGGATTGGCAAACAAGATGTGACTTATTACTTGGAATATGCTGCTCAATTCTTGGACAATTTGGGTAATTATAAGTCCTTTGGTGATAGGAAGTTTATTCCCAGGATTGAGAGGGAgaaattttgtcaattggTCGAGAAGGTCAACGATAAGGATGTATCAGATTTATACAACAAGGTGGAGCATCAAATATACGACACTGACCGAGGATTATTGGGGTATCCTGACCACGATCTTTTGTCAAACTATTACCCACATAGTGCaaacatcaccaaagatGAGATCGACGCCGTAAATAAAGCTTTATCTTCAGCAGGAATCATGCCAGAGAATACCAGAGTTGTAAAAGGTGAAAATTCATACACAGTTCTTGTTGCATCAGCCGAATCAGAGGACATTTACtcaaaattaaacttgCAAACCGACGATGGCTCAAAAATTgtgtttcaatttggtgatcATGCAAAGGACTTTACCAAGattgttcaagaattggagaATGCTTTGCCTTATGTTGCCAACGAAACACAAAAGAGACTCATCACATACTATATTGAATCATTCAAGACGGGTTCAATGGCAGCTCATAAGAAGTCACAAATTGAATGGGTTAAAGATTTAAAGCCCGAAGTTGAATCGAATATCGGATTCATTGAGACTTACAGGGACCCATCTGGTGTACGTGGTGAATGGGAAGGGTTAGTCGCTATGGTTAATCATGAACGTACTGCAAAGTTCTCCCAATTGGTGGAGAATGCTGGGAAATTTATTGCCCAATTACCATGGGACAAATTTTACGAAAAGGATACTTTTACTCCACCTGATTTCACATCATTGGAAGTGTTGACTTTTGCTGGATCTGGTGTTCCTGCAGGTATCAATATCCCTAACTACGATGATGTCCGGTTAAATTATGGATTCAAGAATGTTTCTCTTGGAAATGTTCTCTCTGCAAACCCCAAAAACCCtaaaaaggaagaaatCATTACCTTTATTGAAGACCAAGACTTGTTCAAGAAATGGAGAgatgattcatttgaagTTCAAGTGGGATTGCATGAGTTATTAGGACATGGAAGTGGTAAGTTATTGCAAGAAACCGAACCAggaaaattcaatttcgatAAACTGAATACCGATATCAAATCATACTATAAGCCTAACGAAACTTGGGCTGGCGTTTTTGGTGCCAATAGTGGATCCTATGAAGAATGTCGTGCTGAATTAGTGGCATTGTACTTGATTCTCAAAGATCCTACCCAAGTATTACCAATCTTTGGCATCGAGTCTGAAAAGGATCAAGAGGATGTCATGTACATTGCTAGTTTATTAATGATTCGTGCTGGTTTATTAGGATTGGAATACTGGGACCCAGAAGCTAAGAAATGGGGTCAGCCACATATGCAAGGACGATTTGCCATCatgaaacaattgcatAAAGCCGGggtatttgaatttaaatcATCTAATCCAGATTATTCCGATTTgaagattgttgttgataaatctaAGCTCCATGACGGAACTGCTGTTGATGCTCTTGGTGAATTTTTGGGTAACTTACATGTTTACAAATCGACAGCTAATGTAACTGAAGGATTAAAGTACTATCTTGAAAAGAgtaatgttgaagatggaTATGCCAAGTTCAGGGATATTGTCATTAAGGAAAAGAAACCaagaaagattttgattcaagCTAACACTGTGTTGAAAGATGACGGAAgtgttgaattgattgaatatgAAGAAAGTGAAACTGGCATGATTGAAAGTTATTACGACAGAAGAGTTTAG
- a CDS encoding Swc5 protein (S. cerevisiae homolog SWC5 has role histone exchange and localizes to Swr1 complex): MRSTASSTSTPIGESNTPTGNGDTKLTKEVTLNDKDIDDDDDADEEEEDEDYDPTKKEDAEATDDDDDADLGDDDGKIPDFSKIESSVSQVKTRSQRLHAKQQKQAKYIGNFETDSRGLVKETCSLDINSIFNDLKENKVDIHEELELETSQLNDSEAQKQQKEAEAVTANPTDGQQIRIQINYTFAGKLITESKLVDANSEEAKAYLNSTSSITSASNDIPNKRTEVKVIRQDPQTKENVELRIKLKRPSLIDKFIELNGNNKKMKLSTLEKSRLDWASFIDKRKIGDELKRHNRGGYLDKQEFLSRVDSKKDEIYQKAKEEERKRQFQLQGK, encoded by the coding sequence ATGCGTAGTACCGCATCTAGTACAAGTACGCCTATTGGTGAGAGTAATACACCAACGGGAAATGGAGATACAAAACTAACTAAAGAGGTGACGCTCAATGACAAGGACATcgatgatgacgatgacgCAGACGAAGAGGAGGAGGATGAGGACTACGATCCAACGAAAAAGGAAGATGCTGAAGCCACCGATGACGACGATGATGCAGATCTAGgggatgatgatggaaaaATACCcgatttttccaaaatagAATCTAGTGTTTCACAAGTTAAAACGCGATCGCAAAGACTACATGCTAAACAACAGAAGCAAGCCAAAtatattggaaattttgagACTGACTCACGTGGATTAGTCAAAGAGACATGTTCACTCGATATAAACCTGATTTTCAACgatttaaaagaaaataaagttGACATTCATGAGGAATTGGAATTAGAGACATCACAACTAAACGACTCGGAAGCACAAAAGCAACAGAAAGAAGCAGAAGCAGTAACCGCCAACCCCACTGATGGGCAACAAATCCGCATTCAAATTAATTATACATTTGCCGGGAAACTAATTACAGAATCCAAATTAGTTGATGCCAATTCAGAAGAAGCCAAAGCCTACCTCAACTCTACTTCCTCCATCACATCAGCATCGAATGATATACCGAATAAACGTACCGAAGTTAAAGTCATTCGGCAAGATCCACAAACTAAAGAAAATGTAGAACTTCGaatcaaactcaaaagaCCATCATTAATTGATAAGTTCATAGAGTTAAATGGTAATaacaagaaaatgaagttgTCGACATTGGAGAAATCTCGTTTGGATTGGGCTAGTTTCATAGATAAGCGaaaaattggtgatgagTTGAAAAGGCATAATCGTGGAGGGTACTTGGACAAGCAAGAGTTTCTTAGCCGGGTTGATTCAAAGAAAGATGAGATTTACCAAAAAGCGAAAGAggaagaaagaaaaagacaGTTTCAACTTCAGGGTAAGTAA
- a CDS encoding Ski8 protein (similar to C. parapsilosis CPAR2_600140 and C. albicans SKI8 similar to S. cerevisiae SKI8), whose amino-acid sequence MGKQYISTVSASQAHKSDVLGLEITPRYTISVSSDGYAKFWDNKKDEVHNPKEFVQSVFIDKSGVHHLAVYENKIPSSTIKVTIVAFACFNGSIKFKQYVNDDLTTLEDCDLELSKSWVPGFYIDPESKQDYFIVNKMNGVTEVYTVAATADGDKIRSIFTKYGDLRNGASPNASSSSSSPFAISLAVNKTDNKKCAVGYINGDVLLYDFQNLKVVYTFRSTDLVVSRNPKFNSSSSIPRVIAFSPGGTLLAVARDNQAAGSITLYDVQYGENVGTLATPSHSAKSVVGGFAHQGWILGLDFDEEGKNLVSCGFDKCVRVWNLENSEREATINISITDLDDATNDDQQDESVASGVKFIGKGVRGGAGGDSNEGICVVSFDRGIRWYREAGGI is encoded by the coding sequence ATGGGTAAACAATATATATCAACAGTAAGCGCATCACAAGCACATAAGTCGGATGTACTAGGCTTAGAGATTACACCACGGTATACGATTTCAGTATCGAGTGACGGGTATGCCAAATTCTGGGATAACAAGAAGGATGAAGTACACAATCCAAAAGAATTTGTACAGTCGGTGTTTATTGACAAGAGTGGCGTGCACCATTTAGCCGTTTACGAGAATAAAATACCAAGCTCAACCATAAAGGTGACCATTGTCGCATTTGCATGTTTCAATGGGCTGAtcaaatttaaacaatatgtcaatgatgatttaacCACCTTGGAGGATTGCGATCTCGAATTGAGCAAAAGTTGGGTACCTGGGTTTTATATTGATCCTGAATCAAAACAGGACTACTTTATAGTAAACAAGATGAATGGAGTTACTGAAGTGTACACAGTTGCAGCCACCGCAGATGGGGACAAAATTCGTTCTATATTCACTAAGTATGGTGATTTACGAAATGGAGCATCACCAAAcgcatcatcatcttcatcgtcgCCATTTGCAATTTCCCTTGCTGTCAATAAAACCGACAACAAAAAATGTGCCGTGGGATATATTAATGGAGATGTTCTCCTCTATGACTTTCAAAATCTAAAGGTTGTCTACACATTCAGATCAACTGATTTAGTAGTCAGCAGAAACccaaaattcaactcatcatcatcgatACCTCGTGTAATTGCATTCTCACCTGGTGGTACGCTACTAGCAGTAGCAAGGGATAACCAAGCTGCGGGTTCAATCACATTGTACGATGTTCAATATGGCGAAAATGTCGGAACATTGGCAACTCCTTCACATTCAGCCAAAAgtgttgttggtggatTCGCCCACCAAGGATGGATCTTGGGTCTCGATTTTGACGAAGAAGGGAAAAATTTGGTGTCTTGTGGATTCGATAAATGTGTACGAGTATGGAATTTAGAAAATAGTGAACGTGAAGCAACGATAAATATTTCGATTACCGATTTGGATGATGCTACTAATGATGATCAGCAGGATGAGAGTGTTGCTAGCGGTGTCAAGTTTATTGGCAAAGGTGTCAGAGGGGGAGCTGGTGGTGATAGCAATGAAGGTATTTGTGTTGTTAGCTTCGATAGAGGTATTAGATGGTATAGAGAAGCAGGTGGTATATAG
- a CDS encoding Nup82 protein (S. cerevisiae homolog NUP82 has role in mRNA export from nucleus and localizes to Nup82 complex) yields the protein MSDELVSSITKQSIFQHNFPIDLNFAQAPGIKSPTEPSSQSVPYNKLICRNNSELFFAQDNLVRCCTINPITSNYKLLKTAHADFEVVSLEINESSTFLAIVGDSIVDIVSLPSVLNTKQKSVFIEDKHYRITDVGKIKKVLWQSIVANDSMLVILNDKFEVYGFDLKKSVTIPAIKICFDEKVNSVTFGSRRKINDGLKLYASTDDKIISVDFYNDSTKIAVSESAIDVAIGDSQNVIEMIKDKFPGQLTLLTSAEAQLKVYESLHDQLSNNLREVRGLYTEDPYELFIVEPKLTSPDYKPRTVAQIGADDLVSFGDNEHIGLLAAIENDTIFYFSNILGSGLVEYEEPKQVSYTKPKKGFGFVDALDDINAEKLFWQQDLNALEFLQSEKLPFSGKGYLKNLNGRGNKFVAVIDGSLVVVNCEWVGELLADLESESIDILDKIKPTYNLLSSGKDLQGFAVITKFDSEVGVIVRDNLEIVTINADVITEQEEAKEGLKIDDKPFVPSLAISVEPFAEIQSNLKALENSVSLKCDPNIKLEPTIEVLEKLNNDSLKVNQAVFGYSVYAIKLQSRTLAQLKSLKLQVETLKNLTDDTPYNDEIDDRISKVVQKQEVLDSRVKHIQSKINNEMYKVKNVPFSKEEKEYFGEINSWNKITLDMIEQLKGLSEEVEECKKIRPAEEDPEEKVVLENLLLQQKVKKLLTWLKFQGSEIHDLMERVSIKA from the coding sequence ATGTCTGACGAATTGGTATCACTGATTACGAAACAATCGATCTTTCAACATAATTTCCCGatagatttgaattttgctCAAGCGCCGGGCATTAAGTCACCTACGGAACCATCATCACAAAGCGTACCATACAACAAATTAATATGTAGAAACAATTCGGAATTGTTCTTTGCTCAAGATAATCTTGTTAGATGCTGTACAATTAATCCGATTACttcaaattacaaattattgaaaactgCCCATGCggattttgaagttgtgTCTTTGGAAATTAATGAATCAAGCACGTTTTTGGCAATTGTGGGTGATCTGAtagttgatattgtttccTTGCCACTGGTGTTGAACACAAAACAGAAATCAGTTTTCATTGAAGATAAACATTATAGAATTACTGATGTTGGAAAGATTAAAAAAGTGCTTTGGCAATCGATTGTTGCCAATGACTCgatgttggtgattttgaatgataaatttgagGTGTATGgctttgatttgaaaaaatctGTCACAATTCCAGCAATAAAGATCTGCTTTGATGAAAAGGTGAACTCTGTTACCTTTGGATCGCGAAGAAAGATAAATGAtgggttgaaattgtacGCGTCAACTGATGATAAGATTATTAGTGTTGATTTTTACAAtgactcaacaaaaattgcCGTGTCGGAATCTGCTATAGATGTCGCAATTGGTGACTCTCAGAACGTCATTGAGATGATCAAGGACAAATTTCCAGGGCAATTAACGTTGCTCACTCTGGCAGAGGCTCAATTGAAGGTATACGAGTCTTTACATGACCAACTTCTGAATAACTTGCGTGAGGTTAGAGGTCTATACACTGAAGATCCATatgaattgtttattgtcGAACCAAAGTTGACATCACCCGATTATAAACCAAGAACAGTGGCGCAAATTGGGGCTGATGACTTGGTGTCCTTTGGAGACAACGAGCACATTGGATTATTAGCAGCAATAGAGAACGATACTATTTTCTACTTTTCGAATATTCTTGGGTCCGGGTTGGTAGAATATGAAGAGCCAAAGCAGGTAAGCTATACTAAGCCAAAGAAaggttttggttttgttgacGCGCTTGATGACATAAACGCAGAAAAGCTATTCTGGCAACAGGATTTAAATGCATTGGAGTTTTTGCAATCGGAGAAGCTACCTTTCAGTGGAAAGGGATACTTGAAGAATTTAAACGGCCGTGGTAATAAATTTGTTGCTGTGATTGATGGGAGCTTGGTTGTTGTTAATTGCGAATGGGTTGGTGAGCTTTTGGCTGATTTGGAAAGCGAAAGTATTGATATTTTGGATAAGATCAAACCAACTTACAACCTCCTTTCTTCTGGAAAGGACCTTCAAGGATTCGCGGTTATAACAAAGTTTGATCTGGAAGTTGGAGTCATTGTGCGTgataatttggaaattgtgACAATCAATGCTGATGTCATTACTGAGCAGGAGGAGGCCAAAGAGGGATTGAAGATTGATGATAAGCCGTTTGTCCCATCGCTTGCTATATCTGTTGAACCATTTGCTGAAATTCAATCCAACCTCAAGGCGTTGGAAAACTCAGTCTCTTTGAAATGTGACCCCAATATTAAACTTGAACCAACGATCGAAGTGcttgaaaagttgaataatGATTCCCTAAAAGTTAATCAGGCTGTGTTTGGGTATTCTGTGTATGCCATTAAGTTACAATCTAGAACCCTTGCTCAGTTGAAATCACTAAAACTACAAGTTGAGACGTTAAAGAACTTGACCGATGATACGCCAtataatgatgaaattgatgatagGATAAGCAAAGTAGTACAGAAACAAGAAGTGCTCGATTCAAGAGTGAAGCATATACAATCCaagatcaacaatgaaatgTACAAGGTCAAGAATGTGCCCTtctcaaaagaagaaaaggagTATTTTGGGGAAATCAACTCATGGAACAAAATCACATTGGACATGATTGAGCAACTAAAGGGGCTTAGCGAAGAAGTGGAAGAATGCAAGAAGATCAGACCAGCTGAAGAGGATCCGGAGGAGAAAGTTGTTTTGGAGAATTTGCTACTACAacaaaaagtcaaaaaatTGCTTACGtggttgaaatttcaaGGCTCAGAGATACATGATTTGATGGAAAGAGTTAGTATCAAAGCCTAA
- a CDS encoding Snf4 protein (protein similar to S. cerevisiae Snf4p transcriptional regulator), with the protein MTDVAPPSSSTPNDYILSLSDEEIDHDQKIGIKAIRLFLQSKTSYDVLPVSYRLIVLDTSLLVKKSLNILLQNNIVSAPLWNNKTSRFAGLLTSSDFINVIQYYFQYPEKFELVDQLTLDGLRDVEKAIGVDQIETASIHPFKSLYEACVKMLESKARRIPLLDTNENEARDIVVSVLTQYRILKFVALNCKETKMLLKQIQHTELNKPKKLSTCTMDTPVIEVIHLLTSNSISSIPIVNEEGKLINVYETVDVLALVKGGIYTDLDLSVGEALLRRSEDFEGVHTCTVTDRLSTIMDTIRKSRLHRLFVVDDEGKLINVITLSDILNYILFGED; encoded by the coding sequence ATGACAGACGTCGCACCGCCTTCAAGCTCTACTCCTAACGACTACATACTCAGTTTATCAGACGAAGAAATAGATCACGATCAGAAAATAGGTATCAAAGCCATTCGGTTATTCTTACAAAGCAAAACGTCGTATGATGTATTACCCGTGAGTTATAGACTAATCGTATTAGATACATCATTATTGGTTAAAAAGTCATTGAATATCTTGCTACAGAATAACATTGTTTCAGCTCCGTTATGGAACAACAAGACTTCCCGGTTTGCTGGTTTGTTAACTTCAAGTGATTTTATCAATGTCATCCAATACTATTTCCAATACCCAGAGAAGTTTGAACtagttgatcaattgacatTAGATGGGTTAAGGGACGTGGAAAAGGCCATTGGTGTTGATCAAATAGAAACTGCCTCGATACACCCTTTCAAGTCGTTATATGAGGCATGTGTGAAAATGTTGGAGTCGAAAGCTAGAAGAATTCCATTGTTGGACACAAATGAGAATGAAGCAAGAGATATAGTCGTCAGTGTGTTAACTCAGTACCGTATTTTAAAATTCGTGGCTTTGAATTGTAAAGAAACCAAGATGTTACTAaaacaaatccaacatACAGAGCTcaacaaaccaaagaaattgagCACTTGTACAATGGATACTCCTGTTATCGAAGTGATTCATTTGTTAACatcaaactcaatttcATCTATCCCCATCGTCAATGAAGAAGGTAAATTAATAAATGTCTACGAAACAGTTGATGTATTGGCGTTGGTCAAAGGTGGTATATACACAGATTTGGACTTGTCCGTAGGTGAGGCATTGTTAAGGAGATCAGAAGATTTTGAAGGAGTTCATACTTGTACCGTAACTGATAGGTTGAGTACTATTATGGATACAATTCGAAAATCAAGGTTGCATAgattgtttgttgttgatgatgaagggaaattgattaatgtGATCACATTGAGTGATATTTTAAACTATATATTGTTTGGAGAAGATTAA
- a CDS encoding Spb1 AdoMet-dependent methyltransferase — MGKVQKKNSKGRLDRYYYLAKEKGYRARSSFKIIQINEKFGHFLEKSKVVIDLCAAPGSWCQVASQLCPVNSLIIGVDIVPIKPLPNCITFQSDITTEDCRSKLRGHMKTWKADTVLHDGAPNVGLGWVQDAFTQSQLTLQALKLAVENLIVGGTFVTKIFRSRDYNNLMWVFQQLFDKVEATKPPSSRNVSAEIFVVCRGFKAPKKLDPRLLDPREVFEELNDKKSVNNEEKVFNPEKKRRQRQGYEEGDYTLFHTMPIMQFIKEDDPINQLGQLNKFDIDDNDHEWKIVKKLKSYSEELRECFKDLKILGKKEFKHILRFRKQARDLLGVDKEEEKPEIEVEELTEEQKIDQELNQMLEKQKQKTKRAKKTANELKQKEIIRNQMQMVTDMNIGIDAAQIGADSLFNLKTAEKSGQLSKLAAGKKAMVFSEEDRARDTEIHFDEQEANSEDEIDELEAQLDDMYEQYQTRRAERDAKYKAKLARGGDDEAWDGIESADEEKDEEDYEMESSDSDEDDDEHIKLIAEGKQSGELTKTARSFFQSDSIFNELDDEDLIEESRPRAEKKATAASVPTNGKADVPAVDFDSDSDSDFEIVPNTGDDEEEEEEDSDDEMLSNKERVDLTTAEAMTLAHKVALGQMSKKDLIEEGINRYSFRDKENLPEWFLDDEQKHSKLIKPISKEASLAIKEKLKQLNARPIKKVLEAKGRKKMRALRRLEKLKKKSDLINEDSSKSEYDKAAEISKLMQKAKNSGKDKRKKMTVVVARGSNRGLSGRPKGVKGKYKMVDGVMKNEQRALKRISKKHKK, encoded by the coding sequence ATGGGGAAAGTACAGAAGAAAAACAGTAAAGGGCGTTTAGATAGATACTATTACcttgcaaaagaaaagggaTATCGTGCTCGttcttcattcaaaatcatccaaataaatgaaaaatttggtcACTTTTTAGAAAAGTCAAAAGTTGTCATTGATTTATGTGCTGCACCGGGTTCGTGGTGTCAAGTTGCATCGCAGCTATGTCCTGTTAACTCGTTGATTATTGGTGTGGATATAGTCCCCATCAAGCCTTTGCCAAATTGTATCACATTCCAAAGTGATATCACCACAGAAGATTGTAGGAGTAAGTTGCGTGGACATATGAAGACTTGGAAAGCCGATACAGTACTACATGACGGTGCTCCAAATGTTGGTTTGGGATGGGTTCAAGATGCTTTTACGCAGTCGCAGTTGACCTTACAGGCCTTGAAGTTGGCAGTGGAGAATTTGATAGTGGGAGGAACGTTTGTCACCAAGATTTTTAGATCAAGAGATTATAATAATTTGATGTGGGTATTTCAGCAACTATTTGACAAGGTCGAGGCTACAAAACCACCAAGTTCGAGAAATGTATCTGCGGAGATTTTTGTTGTCTGTAGGGGTTTTAAAGCTCCAAAGAAGTTGGACCCTCGTCTTTTAGACCCTCGTGAAGTGTTTGAGGAGTTGAACGACAAGAAGAGTGTCAATAATGAGGAAAAAGTGTTTAATCCggagaaaaagagaagacAAAGGCAAGGTTATGAAGAAGGAGACTACACTTTGTTCCACACTATGCCAATCATGcaattcatcaaagaagatgatCCTATAAATCAGTTGGGACAGCTCAATaagtttgatattgatgataatgacCATGAATGGAAAATagtgaaaaagttgaagtCTTATAGTGAAGAATTGAGAGAATGCTTTAAGGATTTGAAGATTCTTGGAAAGAAGGAGTTCAAACATATATTGAGATTCCGTAAACAAGCTAGGGACTTGCTAGGTGTTGATAAAGAGGAGGAGAAACCAGAGATTGAAGTGGAGGAACTTACCGAAGAGCAAAAGATTGATCAGGAATTAAACCAAATGTTGGAGaagcaaaaacaaaagacaaagagAGCCAAAAAGACGGCAAACGAGTTGAAGCAGAAGGAGATTATCAGaaatcaaatgcaaatgGTTACCGATATGAATATCGGTATAGATGCCGCACAAATTGGTGCAGattcattgtttaatttgaaaactgCCGAAAAATCGGGTCAGTTAAGCAAACTTGCTGCTGGTAAAAAGGCTATGGTTTTTTCAGAGGAAGATCGTGCAAGGGATACAGAGATACATTTCGATGAACAGGAGGCAAACAGTGAAGacgaaattgatgaattggaagcGCAATTGGATGACATGTACGAACAATATCAAACCCGAAGAGCGGAAAGGGACGCAAAATATAAGGCAAAATTGGCTAGAGGAGGCGATGACGAAGCATGGGATGGTATAGAGTCAGCCGACGAGGAGAAAGATGAGGAGGATTACGAAATGGAAAGTCTGGACTCCGAcgaggatgatgatgaacaTATCAAGCTAATTGCCGAGGGTAAACAAAGTGGGGAGCTCACCAAAACTGCTAGAAGTTTCTTTCAATctgattcaatttttaaTGAGCTTGATGACGAGGATTTGATTGAGGAATCTAGGCCAAGAGCGGAAAAGAAGGCAACTGCTGCAAGCGTACcaacaaatggaaaagCGGATGTGCCGGCGGTAGACTTTGACTCTGATTCTGATTccgattttgaaattgttccTAATACAGGagacgatgaagaagaagaggaagaagacAGTGACGATGAAATGTTGTCAAACAAGGAGAGGGTAGATTTGACAACTGCGGAGGCAATGACATTAGCTCACAAAGTTGCACTCGGACAAATGTCAAAGAAGGATCTTATCGAAGAGGGTATTAACAGGTATTCCTTCCGTGACAAGGAAAATCTTCCTGAATGGTTCCTTGACGATGAacaaaaacattcaaaattAATCAAACCAATCTCCAAAGAAGCTAGTTTGGCAATCAAGGAAAAGCTTAAGCAATTGAATGCTAGACCTATTAAGAAAGTGTTGGAGGCCAAGGGTAGAAAGAAGATGAGAGCATTACGTCGtttggaaaaattaaagaaaaagtcTGACTTGATCAACGAGGATAGCTCTAAATCTGAATACGACAAGGCTGCAGAAATCTCtaaattgatgcaaaaggCTAAAAACAGTGGAAAGGATAAACGAAAGAAGATGACCGTTGTCGTTGCTAGAGGCTCCAATAGAGGTCTCAGTGGAAGGCCAAAGGGTGTTAAAGGTAAATATAAGATGGTTGATGGTGTTATGAAGAATGAGCAAAGGGCATTAAAGagaatttcaaagaagCATAAGAAGTAA